GCAGGGAAGCCAATACCTGTCTTTGCAGCACATTGTCCATATAAATGAGCATGTTTCTGCAGCTCACCAGGTCATTCTTAATGAATGGAGGATCTTTGAGAATATTATGTCTGGCAAACACGATCTGCTTGCGCAGGCGGGGTACAATCTGGTAATGTTTATCTTCTTTCAGAAAATATTTCTTCACAATAGCAGCATCCACATCCTTCAATACCGCTGCCGGATACACGCCCTTAGCCGCATATTCCACCGCATTACTATCGATGTCTGTTGCAAAGATCTTTACATCCAGCCACTTGCCTTTCTTTTGCAGGAGCTGGTCCAGCAGAATGGCAAGAGAATAGGCTTCTTCTCCCGTACTACAGGCCGTAGCCCATACTTTCAGGATCGCGCCTTCTTCCTTACTGTCTACCAGCTTATCCAACACCTGATCTCTCAGCACATCAAAAGCCGTACTATCTCTGAAGAAACGGGTCACCCCTATCAGGAAATCTTTGGCTAATAATTTACCCTCTTCCGGGCTTTGCCTGAGCAGCCCCAGGTATTCTTCTAAGGTCTTGAAACTGAACTGCGCCATGCGTTTTGCAATACGGCGCGTGATAGTAGGAGACTTGTAATGATGAAAATCCTGTCCGCTGTTTTCTTGTACCAGCTTGAACACTTCTGGTAATAAACGTTCATCAATCTTACCATTAAAAACATGCAGCGGCAGGTCCTGTATATAATTGAAAATCTCGCCTGGCATAAACTCCGGTGCGAGAATATAATCGATATTATCTGAGCCGATGGCGCTACGTGGCATGCCGTCAAACTTGGCAGTATCCGGGTCCTGCACCATCACCATCCCTCCTGCTTTCTTAATAGCACCAGCACCTCTTGTACCATCCGTACCAGTGCCTGAAAGGATGATGCAGATCGCCTGACGACCTTTATCTTTTGCAAGAGAAAACAGGAAAGTATCTATTGCCGTATTGGGGGCTTTCTCAACAGGTTTCTGCATGAGCCGGAGCCGGCCTTTTTCTATAATAATATCTCTGTTGTTCGGAATTACATACACGCAATCATTTTCCACAGCCATATCCTCTTCCACCTCACGTACCTGCATGTGGGTATGCTTGGATACCAGCTCCACCAACAGGCTTTTATAGTCCGATGACAGATGCTGTATAATCACGAATGATAGGTTGCCGTATTCCGGCATGTTATCAAAAAATTCATGAATTGCTTCCAGTCCACCGGCAGATGCCCCAATTGCCACTATGTAATTCGCTTTCTTCATCTAAAGGTTTTATACCATAAACAAATGATGGGCCGGAAAGCGGGCATCATTTGTTATTACTTTTATAAAATTCGGCACTGAATACCTCAATCCATTGCCTTCACTATGTACTCCAATATAAAATTGCGCAGGTGTTCTGCCATTGTCAGTTCCGTCTCACGCCATGGAACAGCAGTATTTCTTACCTGTTGTTGCCAGATACTAAACGAGTTCCGGGGATGGTATTGTATATTATCTTTCTCAAACCGGATCGCTTCATCCGGGTTGCCTCCCCACTTCACTTCCTGGATCACTTCCGGGCGGAACAGTACCAGAAAATCCCCTTTCTGTGGTTGGATGCTGATAACCAACAGGCCACTGGCATTTTTAGCATATTGCACAGAAGGCTCATACACTGCCGGCAAACTCAATTCCTGGTACACCCCTTTTTCCGCCGTACTCCTTATCCAGAGCAGGAGGTCTTTGAGCGCATGTTTATCAGGTACATTCCCAATGCTTTCCATTCTTTTATTAAATACCATGGCAGCACCACTGGCATTAAAAAGTTGCAGTACATTGGTATCATGCCCAAGCAGGCCTTGTGGCAGATCATTGGTGGTATACACCTGTTCTACCAGCTTGGCGTGAATGTTATGCAGATCTGCATATTCGTCGCTATCTTCTTTATACGCAAGGGATATCACCCTTGCTGCAATGATGCCTGAGAGCAGTTCAAAAAATGCTCTTCCCTCATATGGCAGGTAGAAAGGCGTACGATGATGACAGGAAAATAATCCCCACAGCTGCCCGTCTTTTAATATACGACAAGACATAGAGGTCATGATTTCCATATTCCTCATATATTCCAGGTGCACTGCAGGAACGGAACGAAGGTTGCAGCCAGACAGATCTGTAAATGCATTGGTGATAGGGTTAATGATCGGGTAAAGGCTTACCGGCACATAATCCCTGTTGGGAATCAGGCGGTACGGATTCTTGAGATACATAGCCCTGGCCTGCTTTGGAATATCAGAAGCGGGGAAAGTAAGACCCAGGTATTGCTCCATTTCCGGCACAGAATCTTCTGCTATCACAGTTCCATTCCAGTCTTTGTCAAACTGGTAAACCATCACCTTATCATAACCTGACAACTCTTTCAGCTGCGCAGCTGCTATCTGGCAGGCATCCTCAACAGAGGGAGCAGCATTGATGGCTGCCATGGCGTATTTGAGCTGCTGATAAATAGTAATAAACGAGTTTTCGGCAGTAGGTGTGCTTTGTGCTTCCATTTCCAGGATCACAGCTTCACCATTTATCTGCATGAGTACCAGGTAGTCTTTTGATGAGAAGGACAGGGTAAAGGGCACCGTTTCAACAATGCCTTCATTCACCCGCTTTTGCAATTGTTCCAGCTGAGAATCAGGAATGTACCTGGCTAGTGGGGTATTCACAACTTCAGAAGGAGGGAGATCCAGCGCTTCCCCGATATTTTCACTCACCTGCACGATCTTGTAATCGCTCCTTTGCAGTACAATCAATATTCCGTAAGGCTGTATCAGGTTGATCTGATGTAAAGGAACACTACCACAAAAAGTGGAGTCGTAGCTCTTTGTTTGCATAAAGACAGGTTAATCCGATATTTATAAAATGAAATGGATCAGGCATTGGCTTGTGCCCACACTTTGAATTGCCTGAAAGTATCGGCAGCGGCTTCCACTAAACGTTTTTTCTGATCATCAGTACCATGGTATCCTTCGAGGTAGTGAACGAAGCTATCCCATTGGGTGCGGGTTTCCTCACCATAGCCGTTAAAAAATGATAAAGCCTGAGTAATCTCAGGCAGGGGGAGATTTCGTTGTATAATCTGACAGATGACTTGTCCACCGAGGGTTGAACCTTCCAGCACATACATCACACCCAGGGCCTGCGCATTATCGTTTATTTCCGGGATATGCGTACAGGTAGGTGGAGGATCCAGGGGCGCACCATTGATCACGTTGATGTCCTGCAATAACTGAGTTGCCTTGCGGCGGTTCTCAAATCCACCAGGAAAGGATGTATCAATATGCGCTGCAATGTATTGTTCCAGCGGATAATAAAATCCGTAGAACAATTGCAGTAACCTGATATATGCTTCAGGGGAATTGGCTTGCTTAATCACCGGGATCAGGGTCCTCTCCAGGTCCTGATGTAATATGGCTGTACTTTCTCTTAACTGTTCAATCATTATCAAGTGTATGTGACAATGATTAAAAGTACTATGAATATTCGTGTACCGCGTGTGGAATTAATTCTACGGCAGTTGCACTACTGTAAACCAGTAGGCATGCAGCATACGGGTAAATGAAACCAGGTCCGAGAAATTGGAAGGCTTGATGGTGTAGCTATTCACTCCCAATTCATAACATTTTGAAATATCCTTGGCTTCGGTAGAAGTAGTGAGAATAATAATGGGTAGCCACTTAAGATTTGCATGTTCCTTGATTTCGCGTAATGCCTCCCTGCCGTCTTTACGGGGCATATTCAGGTCAAGCAAGATAATACTGGGGAAGGGGTATTTTTCTTCGTCCGCATATTTTCCCTGCCTGTTCAGGTAATACATTAACTCTTCTCCATTTTCAACAAAACGCAATTCAGTTTCAGCCCCACTCTCCTCAAATGCCACTTTTATGAGCTCCCGGTCGTCTGCGTCGTCATCAGCAACCAGTATACATTTTCTGGTACGTTGCGCCTTCTTGATCATCCAGATTTAAATTTGACGGATAAAATTACTTAAATAAAGTCGCATATTACCCAAATTGCACAGAATAAGGCGTTTTATTGACAAAAAAACCAACATAAATTGGTCTACCAATTGCATGTTGAAACCCCTTGCCTGCCATTTAATGAAAATTGGGATCACTCCCCTAAATAGGGCCTGCCACCCTGTAAATCAGGATGGCAGGACTTGATACTTTTTAAAGAAATTTATGCTTATGTAGTTTTTGGAGTGTTAACAAACAGCAATTTGATAAGGAAGCTTCACAAATGTACGCCTGATCTCAATTGCAGGCAGATCGGATCGGGAAAAGAAAAGACGCGATCGGGAAAAAATGAGCAGGTATTCCTTACTACTACTTTGTGTGCATTCTATCCTCTATCATACCAGTGAAAGATGCAGGGCCCATGTGAATCAGCGGTGCCTCAGCTGTTGCAACACCAATCTTTCCGGATGGATGACCGGATATATAATTCAATGCAGCTGCAATACAATTCTCATTTGCATCCCCAAAATCATGTGTCACATCATCACTGGCAACAATATCCGGCGTCATACCCTGGAAATAATTGCCATCTCCATTTGCATTCTGCATGTAGAAATTAGACATATACACGGTATACTTATCAATCTTTACACCGAAGAAACCAACAGGTTTTCCGTAAGTCTGACTACCTACCAACTTCACTGGCAGATAGGGTTTCAGGCTGTTGATCACCAATTCACTCGCAGAAGCAGTATTGCCACTTACTATAAAAATCACCTGTTTTACCGTGTTCAGAGTCCCTACCTTTTTGAAAGAATAGGTATTCCCACTAATAGAATAATCAAGATCTGCATAGGTCGCTTTATGACCATTGTAGTCTACAGTATTCCCATTTGCATCCAGGTAGAGCTGCTGTTTCAAAATAGTAGCCTTCCCGTTTTGCAGCAGGTCATTGAAGTACTCCGTATACATCGTCTTATCGTTCAGGGTAGACGGTGCAATGAGGTTGATCATTTCCTCTGCAGTTTGCGTATAGCCACCACCATTATATCGTAAATCGATGATGAGCGCGGTAACTCCCTGTGTGGCAAAAGTGCTGAAAGCACTTTCCAACGGCGCTTGCGAGCTGGACATTACAGAGAAACGACTATAGTTCAGGTACCCTACTTTCTGAGCCCCGGCGGTCAGAACCACAGTTTTCAAAACAGGATTAGTAGTATAGTTTGATTTGGTCAGGTTCACTTTGCCGGTAATGCCACCATTGTCAACAATAGTCATAGACATTGTCGTACCATTCAGCGCATTTTGAATAAAAGTGCTGCTGGATGTGGTAACAGTAGTACCATTGATCTGTGTAATCTTAAAACCTCGTGCAAGTCCGGCCTGCGCTGCAGAAGAGTTCGGATTTACATAGCGGATCCGCACATCAGCACTGATACTGATGCTTAGCCCAAAATCATCCCCCTTGTCAGTCAGAGATACCGTGCCGAGACGAGCACCCGTCAGGGAACCATCGTCAATAAAAGAATACTTTGGTGAACCAGCATAACCAGAGTACTCATATGAGTAGCCAGTAGCCGGATTTGTTTTTGATTGCGTAATGACGTACAACTCCTTTTCATAATTGGTCAATACATTGCTACCAGTAGCATATTGCCGGGGATTGAAAGTTGTGTAGTCAGGCAAAGCATCGTACCAAAGGTAGATCTGCTTAGCATAGAGATAGATAGAGTCAAGTGTCAATTGCTCACGGGTGCCATCTGTAGGAGATACGGGTGTTTCAGTATCAGTATCGTGGTCCTTGCGGCAGGAAACGAAAACAGTGGCACAGGATAGGAGCGCTATAAGAATGGTCTGTTTCACCAGGGTGGATTTTAATGGAAATTTACTAAAAAAAATGGGCATTCGTCTAAATCCATACATTCTCAAAGGCCCCCTAATAGAAAAGGGCTATCTCGAAGTTTTGAGACAGCCCTTTTCTATTAGGGTTCCTGATGGAGAGAAATTTTCTTTAAGGCTTCATTTTACTTATAATACAGCCCTTTCCTCTTTCAAATTATTTCGTAGTCAAATCCGTACTTCCCTTCGCAGAAATAAAATACTTAAACGTCCAATACCCCGCATCCTTCTGATAAATCTCCGCAGTCGGCGTCTCAGGCGCCCCTTTATAATAACTCACATACTGGAACTTCACATACCTCCCATCATTCAGCTTAAACACAAACACCCGCCGCTTAGGAAAATCAAAATACGCCAGCTCTCCCGTTTCTGTATTATACACCGGCGTTTGTGGACTCATAGCTAATGTATGCATAAACGCAGTCGCCGGCGGTGCCGCCTTTATCGCATCAAATGTCGTATCCTCATAACCAACCACCGATACATCCGAAGGATTCATGGCAAACTTATCCACACCATCCCAATAACCAGGTGCCGTACCTCCCCAATTAGGAGACATCGTCAATCCCGCCCCCTGGAAACCAACATCCCATGCCGCTGTATTAACACTATCCTCTCCAGCACCCACTAATCCCATTTTTGAAAAACTAAACAGGTTATAATTAAAAAAAGACGCAACAGGAACAGGCATACTTTTAATCTCCACGACCCCGTTCGCCTTAATGGTCACATACTCATTCACAATCGAATCCTTCTTCTCTTCTTCTGGTTTTACGTCCGTGTCCTTATCATCTTTGCAGGCGAAGAAAGCCCCCGTCAGGCACAGCATTAAAAAAGCATATTTGAATTGCAGTTTCATTTCATCATTTGTTTTAAATTATACAGGAAATCAGCCTTCCCGGGCTACCTTACACCTTACAGTGCCTGGTACTGGAAGTTATAATATGGATAGTTGGTAGCAGAGCTACTGGCATTTGGTGTGCCGCCGGAATAAAGGCTGCTAATGCTCACCTTCCAGATAGCTTTACCTGTTACACGATCTTTCAGAATCAGTGTACGTGGCTGATATGCAGTTACAATGTGAGTAGAAATATTATAATCGTACCAACCAATGCCGGAGCTGATCAGTACAGAACCCATGTAAATTCTGTTAGTACCCAGTTTGCCACCCGGAGCAGCAATCGTTACTACACCCTTCGCGCTGGCAAAAGCAGTATCCTGGTATGCCAAAGTATAGTTACCGGAAAAAGCATAGATATCACCATTTGCGCTACCAGTGAAACGCAGGTCGAAATAAGTGCTGGATGCGGAGCTGGAGTCACCACCCACATTATTCAACAGGCTGAAATAATAAGTGCTCGCAACATTTGACCATTGCGTACTGTCTGCCGGTGCAGTTACAGTGCCTTGTGCAAAGTTGGTGACAGTATATACTGATCCTGACCTGGAAACAATACCCTTGGTTTTGCTGGCATATGGACCAACGGCAGACAGGTTGATTGAACCACCATCCGGTACAGCAACAGCAACGCCATTACCAATGGTCAGGCCGCTATTAGGCGCAGCTACATCATCTTTTTGGCAGGAAGAAAATAAAGCAATAGTTCCCGCTACCAGCAGGGCAGCGCTAAAACGAAGTGTTTTCATTAGATTTGTAGTTTTAGAATTCTCAATAGTATGGCATCTTGTGCAGGACAGCATTTTCCCGGGCGCTATTCGGACCGTCACATCCAGCGCCTGTGGTTAACGCAGCCTTCATAAGGCCATACTTCTTTTCCAATTAGTGGTTATTCCCGGTCACCGGCCGTTTCCTGTATAATATCTTTGTGTGTTAAGCTTATGAATTGAGTAACTCCAGGCTTGGATGAACGCCGTAAAATCATTTTGTTTTTACATTCAAATTCCCGGGCGTAGCCTGTACATAATATCTGAAATTGAAATAAGGTGCCAGGTTCTTTGTATTTGGATCCCCGTAATCAGGTGCAGTAGCCGGGTTATCTTTATACAGATTCACCAGCTCTACTTTTACATACCTGTTATCTTTCAGCAGGAAGATCAGTGAGCGATTCTTATATGGTACCAGGGAATGGTTATTGAACTGGTAATATCCCCAGCTATCAACAATATCATTGATGTCAAAAGAAATCGGCACACTATTCCTGATCATTGAATCAGCAGGAGCAGCACTCAGTTCATCAAACGCTGTTTTCACCACCCTGATCTTTCCAAGGCCATTTCTTCCTTCAGCAGTGGCAGCATCCGCATTGATCTGAGAATTGTAAATACTGTTGAACATTATGTGCCATGTGCTCACACCATCTACAGCAGCAGTACTATCCACCACTTTGTGCGTGTCAAAATTGAAAAACCATGCACGATGTCCTTCTGATGCTGAATGCCCTACATCCGGTGCGGGATAGTTCACAACATAGACTACCTTATATTTTTCATCCAGGTATATATGTTCCTCCAGTTGCTTCACACGGCCGGGCA
This window of the Chitinophaga sancti genome carries:
- a CDS encoding GAF domain-containing protein; the protein is MQTKSYDSTFCGSVPLHQINLIQPYGILIVLQRSDYKIVQVSENIGEALDLPPSEVVNTPLARYIPDSQLEQLQKRVNEGIVETVPFTLSFSSKDYLVLMQINGEAVILEMEAQSTPTAENSFITIYQQLKYAMAAINAAPSVEDACQIAAAQLKELSGYDKVMVYQFDKDWNGTVIAEDSVPEMEQYLGLTFPASDIPKQARAMYLKNPYRLIPNRDYVPVSLYPIINPITNAFTDLSGCNLRSVPAVHLEYMRNMEIMTSMSCRILKDGQLWGLFSCHHRTPFYLPYEGRAFFELLSGIIAARVISLAYKEDSDEYADLHNIHAKLVEQVYTTNDLPQGLLGHDTNVLQLFNASGAAMVFNKRMESIGNVPDKHALKDLLLWIRSTAEKGVYQELSLPAVYEPSVQYAKNASGLLVISIQPQKGDFLVLFRPEVIQEVKWGGNPDEAIRFEKDNIQYHPRNSFSIWQQQVRNTAVPWRETELTMAEHLRNFILEYIVKAMD
- a CDS encoding biliverdin-producing heme oxygenase, which codes for MIEQLRESTAILHQDLERTLIPVIKQANSPEAYIRLLQLFYGFYYPLEQYIAAHIDTSFPGGFENRRKATQLLQDINVINGAPLDPPPTCTHIPEINDNAQALGVMYVLEGSTLGGQVICQIIQRNLPLPEITQALSFFNGYGEETRTQWDSFVHYLEGYHGTDDQKKRLVEAAADTFRQFKVWAQANA
- a CDS encoding response regulator — its product is MIKKAQRTRKCILVADDDADDRELIKVAFEESGAETELRFVENGEELMYYLNRQGKYADEEKYPFPSIILLDLNMPRKDGREALREIKEHANLKWLPIIILTTSTEAKDISKCYELGVNSYTIKPSNFSDLVSFTRMLHAYWFTVVQLP
- a CDS encoding S41 family peptidase, giving the protein MKQTILIALLSCATVFVSCRKDHDTDTETPVSPTDGTREQLTLDSIYLYAKQIYLWYDALPDYTTFNPRQYATGSNVLTNYEKELYVITQSKTNPATGYSYEYSGYAGSPKYSFIDDGSLTGARLGTVSLTDKGDDFGLSISISADVRIRYVNPNSSAAQAGLARGFKITQINGTTVTTSSSTFIQNALNGTTMSMTIVDNGGITGKVNLTKSNYTTNPVLKTVVLTAGAQKVGYLNYSRFSVMSSSQAPLESAFSTFATQGVTALIIDLRYNGGGYTQTAEEMINLIAPSTLNDKTMYTEYFNDLLQNGKATILKQQLYLDANGNTVDYNGHKATYADLDYSISGNTYSFKKVGTLNTVKQVIFIVSGNTASASELVINSLKPYLPVKLVGSQTYGKPVGFFGVKIDKYTVYMSNFYMQNANGDGNYFQGMTPDIVASDDVTHDFGDANENCIAAALNYISGHPSGKIGVATAEAPLIHMGPASFTGMIEDRMHTK
- a CDS encoding HmuY family protein codes for the protein MKLQFKYAFLMLCLTGAFFACKDDKDTDVKPEEEKKDSIVNEYVTIKANGVVEIKSMPVPVASFFNYNLFSFSKMGLVGAGEDSVNTAAWDVGFQGAGLTMSPNWGGTAPGYWDGVDKFAMNPSDVSVVGYEDTTFDAIKAAPPATAFMHTLAMSPQTPVYNTETGELAYFDFPKRRVFVFKLNDGRYVKFQYVSYYKGAPETPTAEIYQKDAGYWTFKYFISAKGSTDLTTK
- a CDS encoding HmuY family protein; translated protein: MAIRRLTNSLLVLTLLFLCSCGKDDATTPGETYLEGTNWVPGRVKQLEEHIYLDEKYKVVYVVNYPAPDVGHSASEGHRAWFFNFDTHKVVDSTAAVDGVSTWHIMFNSIYNSQINADAATAEGRNGLGKIRVVKTAFDELSAAPADSMIRNSVPISFDINDIVDSWGYYQFNNHSLVPYKNRSLIFLLKDNRYVKVELVNLYKDNPATAPDYGDPNTKNLAPYFNFRYYVQATPGNLNVKTK